In one uncultured Fretibacterium sp. genomic region, the following are encoded:
- a CDS encoding TIGR03936 family radical SAM-associated protein codes for MSVRVRLFYEKRGGACFVPHIALAPLFTRTAWRAGLVPEMTRGFSPHAKMSFGPELPAGVVALLEPVDVYLESVPDDLLERWNAAMPDGFRILNFLLPREGAPSLGRECRAALYWVRSPGVLSRDELIDRARAHYGEAVLDAGDAVGEDSEGWMSLLLAEPARNGVGGWVKAMIASGDIGGWQDVNIVRVAIGLWDGTKVELPGYSAS; via the coding sequence ATGAGCGTTCGTGTGCGCCTCTTCTATGAGAAGCGTGGCGGGGCGTGCTTCGTCCCCCACATCGCGCTGGCGCCGCTCTTCACGCGGACGGCCTGGAGGGCCGGCCTCGTCCCGGAGATGACCCGGGGGTTCTCGCCCCACGCGAAGATGAGCTTCGGGCCGGAGCTCCCCGCCGGGGTCGTCGCCCTGCTGGAGCCCGTGGATGTCTACCTCGAGAGCGTGCCCGACGACCTTCTGGAGCGCTGGAACGCGGCCATGCCCGACGGGTTTCGCATCCTGAACTTTCTCCTTCCAAGGGAGGGCGCCCCGTCCCTGGGGCGGGAGTGCCGCGCCGCCCTGTACTGGGTGCGCAGTCCCGGCGTCCTCTCGCGGGATGAACTGATCGACAGGGCGCGGGCGCACTATGGCGAGGCCGTCCTGGACGCCGGCGATGCCGTGGGGGAGGACTCGGAGGGATGGATGAGCCTGCTCCTGGCCGAACCGGCCCGAAACGGCGTCGGGGGCTGGGTGAAGGCGATGATCGCCTCCGGGGATATCGGGGGCTGGCAGGACGTCAACATCGTCAGGGTCGCCATCGGCCTGTGGGATGGAACAAAAGTTGAGCTGCCGGGATACTCGGCTTCTTGA